The window GTGAACCAGGTAGGAACGCACGGATACCGTTAAGTTCAACTGTGAAGCCGCCCTTAACTTTACCGTTGATGATACCAACAACTGTTTCAGCTTCTTCGTAAGCTTTTTCAAGCTGGATCCAAGCTTCATGACGCTTAGCTTTTTCACGAGAAAGTTTAGTCTCACCGAAACCATCTTCGATAGCATCAAGTGCTACGTCAACTTCTGCACCAACTTCAATTTCAAGTTCGCCAGCAGCGTTCTTGAATTCTTCAACTGGGATAGAAGATTCTGACTTAAGGCCTGCATCAACAAGAACGTAACCGTTCGCGATAGCAATAACAGTACCTTTAACGATAGCGCCTGGACGTGTTTCGATTTCCTGTAGAGACTCTTCAAAGAGTAAAGCAAAAGATTCAGTCATTTAATTAATCTTCAATATGATAAACAACCATGGGTATCCTACCGCATGGGGTTGATAAAAAAGTCAGTTGTCATCCATGATACCGACAGCGCCTAACCGATTATTCGGTAGACTAGGATTTTTGTTCTAAAGCTTGTTCTATATAAGCAAATGCTTGGGCTGTAACTTGCTCTATTGACATATCAGTAGAGTCTAGCACCAAAGCATCTTCCGCGGGACGCAATGGCGCCACAGAACGATTACGATCTCGGTCATCACGTTCCTGAATTTCGCTTAAAAGGCTGCCAAAGTTAACATCTAAGCCTTTTTGTTGCAACTGATTCATACGGCGATTAGCACGTTCTTCAGCACTTGCATCTAGGAATATTTTTACGATCGCGTTAGGAAAAACAACGGTACCCATGTCACGACCATCAGCAACAAGACCAGGAGCATTACTGAAGGCACGTTGACGACGCAGCAATGCTTCTCGTACACGTGGTAATGCAGCCACTTTTGATGCTGTCATGCCCGTTTCTTCTTTACGTAATTCGCCAGAAACGTCTTCACCTTCTAGGATAACCTTAACTAAGTCACCTTCAGCTTTAAATTGCACATCTAAATGTGCAGCTAATGGTACTAAGACGTCTTCAGATTCTAGGTCAACACCATGGTGAATGGCAGCAAGTGCTAATACTCGATAAATGGCGCCAGAGTCGAGTAAATGCCAGCCTAGCTTTTCTGCCAACAGCATACATAGAGTGCCTTTACCGGCACCACTTGGTCCATCAACGGTGATGACTGGAGCATGAGTAGACATAAGTTTCTCCGAAATTATTTCAGCAATCTTTTCGTTAAACAGCAAAACTGCTTACTAAACGGGGACGCATTATACGTAATAAAATCGCAAAGTTATATGCGAATCGAGAAAAGAATCCAGATAAACGTGTGCGTCATAATTAATGTTGGAATTTTGAGCAGCCAATTTCATCATAACCTTTTTGCATATAGCAAAAAACCCACGACAACAGCTTATTACTAAAACGAGTAAACGTTGCGTGGGCTTTACATTTGACTGATTAAAAAGACTTAAGCAGGCTGACTTAATTCTGCCAACTTATCGAAATAATCAGGGAAAGTTTTAGATGTGCATTTAGGATCGTTAATCGTAACAGGTGTATCGCTCAACGCGACTAGCGAAAAACACATTGCCATACGGTGATCGTCATAGGTATCAATCGTTGCATGCTGTAACTGTGTTGGCGGTACAATAGTAATGTAATCATTACCTTCTTCGACCTTTGCGCCAACTTTACGTAACTCTGTCGCCATCGCCGCTAAGCGATCCGTTTCTTTTACACGCCAGTTATACACATTGCGGATAGACGTTGTACCTTCTGCAAATAATGCTGCAACAGCAATCGTCATCGCGGCATCAGGAATATGGTTGAAATCCATATCGACGGCTTTTAATTCACCACGACGAGCAATAACATAATTATCGCCCCATTCAATCTCAGCACCCATCATTTCAAGTGCATGTGCAAATTGAACATCGCCTTGAATGCTCTTTTTACCGATGCCTGTCACTTTAACTTCACCGCCTTTAATTGCAGCGGCAGCTAAAAAATAAGAAGCAGATGACGCATCGCCTTCCACTAAGAAGTCACCAGCACCTTGGTATGTCTGCCCAGCAGGGATAAAGAACTCTTGATAATCACGATTCTCTACTGTGACGCCAAATTGCGCCATGATGTGCAACGTTATATCAATATAAGGTTTTGAAACTAAATCGCCTTTAATACGAATAACCGTATCAGCTGTCGCTAGAGGAGCCGCCATTAAGAAGGCTGTTAAAAACTGGCTTGAAATTGAACCATCAATCTCAACCTCTCCCCCGTAAAGACCTGTACCTGTGATTTTTAACGGTGGATAATTTTCATTTTCTAAATAGGTAACATCTGCACCCGCGGTACGGAGTGCATCAACTAAGTGCCCTATAGGGCGCTCTTTCATTCGTGGTTCGCCAGTTAATACAAATTCACCCTGACTAAGGCAAAGTGCCGCAGCTAACGGACGCATTGCTGTACCTGCATTACCAAGGTATAGCTCTAAAGCTTGTGACGCATTGAATGCAGAACCAAGACCTTCAACTTCACAGACCGTTTTATCTGTTGATAATTGATAATTTACCCCTAGCTGTTTTAGTGCATTCAGCATATGGCGAATATCATCGCTGTCCAAAAGGTTAGTAAGGCGAGTCGTGCCCTGTGCTAACGCTGCCAATAATAGTGCACGGTTAGAAACACTTTTCGAACCTGGTAGATTCACTTCCCCATTGATCTGACTTACTGGCTGTAACGTTAAACTTTCCATCTGTTATTCTTCAATCCTGTATTTTGGGCGTTTCTGCAGATTAGCGAATAATGCATCAGTTCGCTAGTACCATTTACCGATTCCTTCTTTATATAGCTTTTGGTCTAACCAGCAGTTACTCTAAACTTCGTCTTTTCGCTATTCGTAACACTTGTTTAAACGCGAAATTACCATTAAATAAGGAATCAAGTGTGAGCTCTGAAACACCTAAAGTCGGCATTGGTATTATTGTTGTAAATGACAAGGGTGAAATTCTGATTGGTAAACGTAAAAATAGCCATGCCCCTTACTATTCCATTCCTGGAGGGCATATGGAAGTTGGTGAAACATTCACCCAGTGTGCTGTGCGTGAAATGGAAGAAGAAACAGGGATCATTATTCGTAACCCTGAAGTCATCGCTATAACTAATAACCTCGCGACGTATCATGAATCTGGCAAACACTACATAAGCATTGCATTACTTGTGACTGATTTCACAGGCAACGCAGAACTAAAAGAGCCTGATAAATGTGAAGGCTGGTTGTGGGTTAATCCTAAGAAAGTACCTAACCCTCAATTTGATGCAAGTGAGCAATCTATACAATGTTATTTGAGCAAGACATTTTGCATTAATGATTAACGCTATTAATTTGTACCTAATACCAGCGATATATAGAAAAAGCGCCTTAGCGCTTTTTCTAATGAACAAGTAGAAATATAACCTCAATTTAATCAGGATCTAAACGACAAAATGATAAGTTATTAGAAGCATCACGCTGACACTCTATTTCAACCCATTGCCCATTAAATATACCTAATGAGCCATCGGATGACGAATAACCCCAAATCTTATTTCCAGAGACCTTACCTTCTAGGCTAATCTCGTTGTCTTTATCTTCTCTTTCGATTTCTTTTAAAACAAACTGTCCATTAACGTCTCGCCCATCTAGTTCAACCCACTGCCCGGCTAAGGTATTTATCGTTAAACCATCATCAAACACCGTATTTGGCCCAATAGGAAAATCAATACCGTTAATACTCACGACTGAGTTGCTATATGAGGCTTCACCTTCGACGTTAAACTCTCGCCCTTGAATGCCTGTATCATCATCAAAATCAACTTCAATTGCGATGAGTTTTCCGTTAACCACTTTTAAATCAACATTGACTTTAAAACCAACCATTAGCATTGATTGGTTACCATCTTCATACCGTGTCGATTCATCAACCATTATGGTTGTTCGCTGATTAATTTCAAAAACAGTTTGAGTTGAATTAACCCATGAAATAATGCCTTCTACATCAGTGTCATCAAAATCTGACGCCGATTCCGCATCTACCTTAGACGCGATTATCTGCCCATTTTGATATTGGCCATCGACCTCGACCCACAAACCATTTTGAATAACTTGAATATCATCTAAAATGGCATTCGAGTAATCAACAAGCACGTTGCCAATCATAAACGTGAATGCATTTACATCTAATTGAGATATCGATCCTTCTATCTCAGAAAAGGATAGAGCTGATATTTCATTAATCGATGTGACTTTCCAGCTTGAGTCTGCATGCACTTGAGCTGAAATTAACACCCAATCTCCCACCGTTATATCAGAATTTAGGTCCGCGTAAGTGAATACCATATTATTAACGGTAATATTATCGTTAATAATTGCTGATACTTGACCTGTATATTCCGGATCTAATTTAATTTCATTTACAATATTGCCAATTAAATCAGCACTGATGTGAGTACCTTTTGTAATTGTTTCTAATGGGTAAGTTTGAGATTGATATTTAACGTTAGCATTGTCTGCATTCATTATTAAATCATTAACTGAAATGCTTTTATCGCTATATGAGATATCATCAACATATCCATTTAATGTCTTCGATGTAGCTTGTGAATCAGCAGAAGTATCTGAACTAGAATCAGAGTCACCGCCACAACCCACTAAAGCCACGCTAATTAGAGTGACCAATGTCAATCGTTCCATAACCATACCACCTGAGAATACTGTTCTTTTTATAAACAATGTTATTCACGTAAAAATACAAACTGGAATATACATTTCGACTTAATTGAGCCTGAATAGTATAGATAAGCTTACAGGTGGCTATGTAAAGACTCCGTCTGATTATTAATAATAAGACCGTGGTAAAAGGATAATAGAGACCTTGTTGGGTCAAGGTCTCTATCGTGGCGGTGGTAACGAAACCTATAATGCAGATTGCAGTGTAATTACCATTCATTAGTGAATGACTGGCAAAAAAACTAAATTCAGACAAAAAAACCGTCTTTCGACGGTTTGTATACTCAATTGATAGATCTATAAACTACGCGTTCTTTTGCTCAAACTGGCGCATGAAATCGACCAGTGCTTGCACACCTTCAATCGGCATTGCGTTATAGATTGACGCTCGCATACCGCCAACAACACGGTGTCCTTTTAGCGCCTTCAAGCCAGCAGCATCAGCTTGTTCTAAAAACTTGCTGTCTAATTCAGGTTTCTTAAGCTGAAAAGGTGCATTCATGAAAGAACGATTATCGACATGCACATCGTTATTATAAAAATTTGAACCATCAATGAAGTTATATAACAATTCAGCTTTAGCATCGTTACGTTGCTTCATGGCTTCCAAACCACCGAGCTCTTTCAACCACTTAAACACTTCACCCGCTAAATACCAAGCAAATGTCGGGGGGGTATTAAACATCGACTCTTTATCGACTAAGACGGTGTAATCAAAAATACTCGGAATTTCTTGCTTGGCTTTACCAAGAAGATCATCACGAACAATAACAATGGTTAAGCCTGCTGGACCAATATTTTTCTGGGCGCCAGCATAAATAACACCATACTTTGAAACATCGATAGGACGTGAAAGAATCGTTGATGATAAATCTGCAACAATCGGCTTATCCGTTTCAGGCAAATCACGAATTTCGATTCCATCAATGGTTTCATTAGGGCAAAAATGCACAAATGCAGCATCGTCTGAAAGTGACCACTCACGGGCAGGTAGAATGGCTTTTTTACCCTCGCGTTCACACGTAATATCAACCGCATTAGGCGAACAATACTTCTTGGCTTCAGCAATAGCACTGTGTGCCCAATAGCCACCGTCCATATAATCAGCAGTATTAGCATCACCCAATAGGTTCATAGGAACAGCTGCGAATTGCCCACGCGCCCCGCCATGACAAAAAAGTACGTGGTAATTGGAAGGTATCGATAAAAGCTCACGAAGATCTTTTTCCGACTGTTTTGCAACCGCTAGAAACTCTTTACTGCGGTGGCTAATTTCCATCACAGACGTACCTAAACCATTCCAGTTAACGAGCTCTTCCTGAACCTTTTTTAAAACTTCCGCTGGGATCATCGCTGGACCAGCGCAAAAGTTATAGACTTTTTCCATGATGAAAAACGTGCTCCTGCTGTGTAATTGGGAATATTCACTTTATACCTGTCACTCGATACGCTTAAGAGACGTTGTGACAAGGATCAACTTATACCCAAACTACTTCAAGATGCATGATTCAGAGCTTCCTCTGGGAATTCAATTCAAGCGAAATGTATGTAGGAATGGCATCCCATTTCAAGCACATTTTGCACGGAAGTGAGTTTCCAGAGGAGCTCCCAAAGGGCGAGTTTCAGTGGCTTTATACTGCGTTAGCCACACTCCAAATAGAACCACTATTCGCTCATATGGCTGCCTTGCCTAAAAGCCACTGAATTCTCGCTGAACACTGCATCTTGAAGTGGTTTGGGTATATCATTTTTTACACCTTTATTTCAGTTCTGAAAAGCCCTGAGCGTAACTATTTATAGAAAAAAGGAGAACTCAGTAACATTTGGTCATATCAGCCAGTAATTGACACTTTTCAGGCATAAAAAAACGCAACCCTTAGGCTGCGTTTTTATTAACGTATCAAGCTAACAAGATTACTCTTCGTCAGTTGATTCGCCTTGCTCTGAATCTGCTTCTGGTTGTTGCGCTGCATCAGTATCAACAACTTGTTCGCCGTCAACTGCAACTTCAACGTCACCATCTACGATAGCGTCTTCTTCCAGTTCAACAACTTCTAGTTCATCAATACGTTGTAGACCAACAACAAGTTCTTTATCAGCAGTACGGATCAATGTAACACCTTGAGTGTT is drawn from Photobacterium profundum SS9 and contains these coding sequences:
- the cmk gene encoding (d)CMP kinase, producing MSTHAPVITVDGPSGAGKGTLCMLLAEKLGWHLLDSGAIYRVLALAAIHHGVDLESEDVLVPLAAHLDVQFKAEGDLVKVILEGEDVSGELRKEETGMTASKVAALPRVREALLRRQRAFSNAPGLVADGRDMGTVVFPNAIVKIFLDASAEERANRRMNQLQQKGLDVNFGSLLSEIQERDDRDRNRSVAPLRPAEDALVLDSTDMSIEQVTAQAFAYIEQALEQKS
- the aroA gene encoding 3-phosphoshikimate 1-carboxyvinyltransferase — its product is MESLTLQPVSQINGEVNLPGSKSVSNRALLLAALAQGTTRLTNLLDSDDIRHMLNALKQLGVNYQLSTDKTVCEVEGLGSAFNASQALELYLGNAGTAMRPLAAALCLSQGEFVLTGEPRMKERPIGHLVDALRTAGADVTYLENENYPPLKITGTGLYGGEVEIDGSISSQFLTAFLMAAPLATADTVIRIKGDLVSKPYIDITLHIMAQFGVTVENRDYQEFFIPAGQTYQGAGDFLVEGDASSASYFLAAAAIKGGEVKVTGIGKKSIQGDVQFAHALEMMGAEIEWGDNYVIARRGELKAVDMDFNHIPDAAMTIAVAALFAEGTTSIRNVYNWRVKETDRLAAMATELRKVGAKVEEGNDYITIVPPTQLQHATIDTYDDHRMAMCFSLVALSDTPVTINDPKCTSKTFPDYFDKLAELSQPA
- a CDS encoding nucleotide triphosphate diphosphatase NUDT15; its protein translation is MSSETPKVGIGIIVVNDKGEILIGKRKNSHAPYYSIPGGHMEVGETFTQCAVREMEEETGIIIRNPEVIAITNNLATYHESGKHYISIALLVTDFTGNAELKEPDKCEGWLWVNPKKVPNPQFDASEQSIQCYLSKTFCIND
- a CDS encoding DUF5666 domain-containing protein, with protein sequence MERLTLVTLISVALVGCGGDSDSSSDTSADSQATSKTLNGYVDDISYSDKSISVNDLIMNADNANVKYQSQTYPLETITKGTHISADLIGNIVNEIKLDPEYTGQVSAIINDNITVNNMVFTYADLNSDITVGDWVLISAQVHADSSWKVTSINEISALSFSEIEGSISQLDVNAFTFMIGNVLVDYSNAILDDIQVIQNGLWVEVDGQYQNGQIIASKVDAESASDFDDTDVEGIISWVNSTQTVFEINQRTTIMVDESTRYEDGNQSMLMVGFKVNVDLKVVNGKLIAIEVDFDDDTGIQGREFNVEGEASYSNSVVSINGIDFPIGPNTVFDDGLTINTLAGQWVELDGRDVNGQFVLKEIEREDKDNEISLEGKVSGNKIWGYSSSDGSLGIFNGQWVEIECQRDASNNLSFCRLDPD
- the serC gene encoding 3-phosphoserine/phosphohydroxythreonine transaminase, producing MEKVYNFCAGPAMIPAEVLKKVQEELVNWNGLGTSVMEISHRSKEFLAVAKQSEKDLRELLSIPSNYHVLFCHGGARGQFAAVPMNLLGDANTADYMDGGYWAHSAIAEAKKYCSPNAVDITCEREGKKAILPAREWSLSDDAAFVHFCPNETIDGIEIRDLPETDKPIVADLSSTILSRPIDVSKYGVIYAGAQKNIGPAGLTIVIVRDDLLGKAKQEIPSIFDYTVLVDKESMFNTPPTFAWYLAGEVFKWLKELGGLEAMKQRNDAKAELLYNFIDGSNFYNNDVHVDNRSFMNAPFQLKKPELDSKFLEQADAAGLKALKGHRVVGGMRASIYNAMPIEGVQALVDFMRQFEQKNA